One Littorina saxatilis isolate snail1 linkage group LG12, US_GU_Lsax_2.0, whole genome shotgun sequence genomic region harbors:
- the LOC138981496 gene encoding tetratricopeptide repeat protein 1-like: MEKDTETKPGSLKPESRLDADSKDTETKDSEKTSLNPQSDIRLASPPDNNQSKEHPVGQGGDFSRKDKGQGDKTNTESLVDRLISMAVEGEYGSEEEEEGDFLSASEGDSSDEEKIQEWGDTLSEPVDTLHSSTQFNTAAAADKKCNTVGDGVSEVKDSDEEDAAAAETAAGDVEEGEGGGDTEEKDADEKEEDAKKKEEEERERKRQETEDALTEEERQSRLAEAVKVKTTGNEVFKQSQFTEAVELYSQGLELCPLKYVQQRSIMLSNRAACYMKEEKYDEAVKDCSKAIDLQPTYIKAINRRADAFEKLEKLEEALKDHQKILELDRTQANSYHTCMRLESEIKERNEKMKDEMIGKLKDLGNLVLRPFGLSTNNFQLNQDPNSGGYSVQFVQSPPSNGH; this comes from the exons ATGGAGAAGGACACAGAAACCAAGCCTGGCAGTTTGAAACCAGAATCAAGACTGGATGCAGATTCAAAAGACACTGAAACGAAAGACAGTGAAAAAACAAGTTTGAATCCACAATCTGACATTCGGTTGGCTTCTCCCCCTGACAACAACCAAAGCAAAGAGCATCCTGTTGGCCAAGGAGGGGACTTTAGCAGAAAGGATAAAGGGCAAGGGGATAAAACTAATACTGAAAGTCTGGTGGACAGGTTAATCAGCATGGCTGTTGAAGGTGAATACGGAagtgaggaagaagaggagggcGACTTTCTCTCGGCGTCAGAAGGGGACAGCAGTGATGAGGAAAAAATTCAGGAGTGGGGAGACACTCTTTCAGAACCTGTTGACACTTTGCATTCTTCAACACAATTTaacactgctgctgctgctgacaAAAAGTGCAATACTGTTGGTGATGGTGTCTCTGAAGTGAAAGACAGTGACGAGGAAGATGCTGCTGCTGCAGAAACAGCAGCTGGGGATGTTGAAGAAGGAGAAGGTGGTGGTGACACAGAGGAGAAAGACGCTGATGAAAAGGAAGAGGATGCCaaaaagaaggaggaggaggagagggagcGAAAAAGACAGGAAACGGAGGATGCCTTGACTGAAGAGGAGAGACAG AGTCGCCTGGCAGAAGCAGTCAAGGTGAAGACCACAGGCAACGAAGTGTTCAAGCAAAGCCAGTTCACAGAGGCCGTTGAGCTTTACTCCCAAGGCCTGGAGTTGTGTCCCCTCAAGTATGTGCAGCAACGATCCATCATGCTGTCAAACCGTGCTGCTTGTTACATGAAAGAG GAAAAGTATGATGAAGCTGTCAAGGATTGCAGTAAGGCTATTGACCTTCAACCAACCTACATCAAGGCCATCAACAGACGTGCAGACGCCTTTGAGAAACTGGAAAAGCTGGAAGAGGCGCTCAAGGATCatcagaaaattctggaactgGATCGAACGCAGGCCAACTCCTATCATACTTGCATG AGACTGGAAAGTGAGATCAAAGAGAGGAATgaaaagatgaaagatgaaatgattG gcaaGCTGAAGGACTTAGGCAACCTGGTTCTGCGCCCCTTTGGTCTTTCTACCAACAACTTTCAGCTGAATCAAGATCCAAACTCGGGAGGCTACTCCGTTCAGTTTGTGCAAAGCCCACCGAGTAACGGACATTAG